Genomic segment of Bartonella bacilliformis KC583:
ACTTGTGCTGCAGCAATAGAGCGCATAGGTGCATGAACGAGATATTCAAGCATTGTAAAAGAAAAAACAGCGTAAACCATCCATCCTTGTATTGCAAAGGTATAACCAAGCATACCAGTCAATGCAAAAAAGAGCCCTACCATGGAAATATGCCAATCACTCCAACGCTTGGAAAGATAAGGTAATATAAGACCTATCACGATAATCTGTCCTACTCCGAAAACACTATAAGACAACCCAATAGAAAATGAGCTCCAATCATAGCGTTCTTTAGCAACAAATGCCCAAACACTTGGCCATACAGATTCTGCAAGCCAATAAAGAAAAAAAGCGAATAAAACCCAAAAAACCTTTGGGTATTTTTTAAGTTGCAAAAGCGCACCTAGGGGATTAGCACGTCTAATATCAAAACGACGTCTATTACGCATAGAAAGAGTTTCTGGCAGCATCACCCATGCAAAAATAAAATTAATGAATGAAAAACCAGCTGCAAAATAAAACGGAACACGTGGCCCAAATTGACCTAAAAAACCACCGATAAGGGAACCTAAAATGAATCCCAATCCAAATGCCATACCTATTAAGCCAAAATTACGTGTGCGTGTCCTATCATCTGATATATCTGCCAAATAAGCCGAACAGACTGCAAAACTAGCACCACTTATCCCAGATAATAAACGCCCAATGAATAAAACAGAATAACTCCACGCTATAGCACATATAAGATTATCAATAGCAAAACTAATGATAGAGATAAGTAAAATAGGGCGGCGACCATAACGATCAGAAAGATTGCCAATAAATGGGGCAAATAAAAATTGCATCACGGCATAAGTTGCCAATAACACTCCTGCATTCACAGAAGCCTTGCTAATATCCTCTCCTGTCAACTGAGAGAGATATTCTGGTAAAATAGGACTGATAATTGCAATCCCGATAATATCCAGTAACAAAGTGATAAAAACTAAAATAAGCCCAGAACGAACAAATTTTGGATTAAGTTCTTTATCTTTCATTCCCCCACACTCACTACTCTTTAAGCTTTACCTCATTCAAAGCAGTTCATATAGTATAATGCACTCTTATATAAAACTATAAAAAAATTTAAAAAAACTAAAAATAATCCTACAAGTTTTCATCTTACTAGATAATGAAAATCTAAGCCTTTCTTCACATTACACAGATAAATAATTAGCAATCTATTGAAAATCAATATATTTCGTACATACTCTTTAAGGCCTTACCATCATTTGATGATCCACATTCAGTCTCACTTAACTATAATCATTTTGAAAAATTTTTGACTGGTTAAATCAGCTAAACAACTCCTTCAGCGTACGCCAAATATGCTATCGAATTAAATCGATCATTACAATCAATCCCTCAGCTAACCAAACAATAACACATGTCGATAGCAAAAACTTAAAGCTGTGTGCCTAATAATACTGGATAAGTAATAAGCGAAAATATGTAATCAGTTAAATAAAAATTGCTAACATGAACTAATATTATAGTTTAGCAGAAAATTTCTGATCTAAATCTCTCTTTGGTGAATATTTAGTCACCCTTTGATGTAAGGCATTACCCTTAATATAATTTTCATAGAGAATGAGAACACATAAAAAATTATAATCTCGAGAACTTAAAATCATGAGCGTCAAAATAAGCAGACTGATTCCACCATACTGCATCAATAACCCTAATTTATTCCATGAAGTTTCATCAACAACAATGACCAATATTTACCACCCGCAGCAATTTTCAACATTTTTGAATTTGTGTACAATTTCCACCAGAGTATAATTGTCTATTTTATCAAAAATGCATTTTTTCACTTAACACAGAAGTAATCCACGACAAAAAAAGACCTTAATTTTCAATTCCACGAAAAAAAGAATAAAAGAAGTATTTTATGGCTTACTTTCTTCGTTTATTAACCTATAAGATAAGTTCAGCCTTAAATTTCAAATTCTGCCTGCTGCAATTGTGCGCAGATGTTTGTGATAGGAACAAACCATGCCAAAACGTACAGATATAAAATCTATCCTTATTATCGGAGCAGGACCTATTGTTATTGGTCAAGCATGTGAATTTGACTATTCAGGAACTCAAGCCTGTAAAGCTTTGAAAGAAGAAGGGTATCGAATTATTTTGGTTAACTCTAATCCTGCAACCATTATGACCGATCCCGATTTAGCAGATGCTACTTATATTGAACCTATTACCCCAGAAGTTGTTGCCAAAATTATTGCTCATGAACGTCCTGATGCACTTTTACCAACCATGGGAGGACAAACAGCACTTAATACTGCTTTATCCCTAAAGCGTATGGGGATTTTAAGCCGCTATAACGTTGAAATGATTGGTGCTAATGCTGACTCTATTGATAAAGCTGAAGATCGCGCTTTATTTAGAAAAGCAATGGAGAAAATCGGTTTGGAAACGCCGCGCTCTATGTTAGCCAACGCAACCGAACTTAAAGAAGAAGATCGCCGGATCCATGAACAAACACGTGATAAACTGAAAACTGAACTTTCTGGTGATGCACTTGATCAAGCGCTAGAAGAATTTGAATATAATTGGCACCAGACGGAATCTGAACGCAAACAACATTATATAGCACATGCAACTGCAAAGGCAGTGCAAGCCCTTGATATTATTGGATTACCAGCCATTATACGCCCTTCATTCACGCTTGGCGGTACAGGGGGCGGTATTGCTTACAATCGCTCTGAATTTTATGAAATTATTGAACGAGGCCTCGAAGCCTCACCAACAACAGAAGTTCTCATCGAAGAGAGTGTTATGGGATGGAAAGAATATGAAATGGAAGTTGTCCGTGATAAAGAAGACAATTGCATCATCATCTGTTCCATTGAAAATATTGATCCTATGGGTGTCCATACTGGTGATTCTATCACCGTTGCTCCTGCCCTTACTTTGACTGATAAAGAATATCAGATTATGCGCAACGCCTCAATCGCTGTATTACGGGAAATTGGTGTTGAAACTGGTGGATCTAATGTGCAATTTGCTGTTAATCCTGAAAATGGGCGTCTTATTGTTATTGAGATGAACCCGCGTGTTTCTCGTTCTTCAGCACTTGCTTCAAAAGCAACGGGTTTTCCAATCGCTAAAGTAGCCGCTAAACTAGCCGTTGGCTACACACTTGATGAACTTAAAAACGATATTACGGGTGGAACGACACCAGCATCGTTCGAGCCTTCCATTGACTATATTGTTACCAAAATCCCTCGTTTTGCTTTTGAAAAATTTCCTGGTTCATCCTCTGCTTTAACCACTGCAATGAAATCTGTGGGAGAAGTCATGGCAATTGGCCGTACTTTTCAAGAATCACTACAAAAAGCACTTCGTGGACTTGAAACAGGTCTTACCGGTCTTGATGAAATTTCGCTTCCTGAACATGCTGAAGGCGATGAAAAAAACTCTATCCGATCAGCGATTGCAATTCCAAGCCCTGATCGCTTACGCTATATTGCACAAGCAATGCGTATGGGATTACCCCTCAATGAAATTTACCAAATCAGCAAAGTTGATTCATGGTTTTTGGAACAAATAGCCTCTATCGTTAAAATGGAACAGCGCATTCAAACTCATGGGCTTCCCCAAGATGCAAATAACCTGCGCATGTTAAAATCTATGGGCTTTTCTGATGCACGTTTAGCTAACCTTACTGGACAAAAGCCAGATGATGTTGCTGCTTTGCGTAAATCCCTTAATGTTAAACACATTTTTAAACGTATTGATACATGTGCAGCTGAATTTTCCTCATCTACAGCTTATATGTATTCAACATATGAGTCTCCCCTCGCAGGGGTAGAACGCTCAGAAGCACAGATTTCTCAGCGTAAAAAAATTGCTATTTTAGGTGGAGGTCCTAATCGCATTGGTCAGGGTATTGAATTTGATTATTGTTGCTGTCACGCTGCTTTTGCCTTGCGCGATGCAGGCTTTGAAGCCATCATGATTAACTGCAATCCTGAAACCGTATCGACCGACTATGATACGTCCGATCGTCTTTATTTTGAACCTTTAACAGAAGAAGATGTTTTAGCTATTTTAGAAACAGAGCAGGAAAAAGGTGAGCTAGTTGGAGTTATTGTCCAATTTGGCGGACAAACACCACTAAAATTAGCAAGCGCATTAGAAAAAAATAATATTCCCATTTTAGGAACTTCGCCTGATGCTATTGATTTAGCAGAAGATAGAGATCGTTTTCAAAAATTATTATTCAAACTTAATTTAAACCAACCCAAAAACGGCATTGCTTACTCAATTGAACAAGCGCATCTCATTGCTCATGAACTGGGCTTTCCACTTGTTGTACGCCCTTCTTATGTTTTAGGTGGACGTGCGATGCAAATTATCCGCGATGAACGTGGCTTACAGAATTATTTGCTTAAAATAGTTCATGAATTAGTACCAGAAAATATTAAAGCCTATTACCCTAACGACAAAACAAAACAAACCAACATATTGCTCAGCAAAAATCCACTTTTGTTTGATACCTATCTAACAGAAGCTATTGAAGTTGATGTTGATTGTCTAAGTGATGGCAAAGAAACACTCATTGTTGGTATTATGGAACATATTGAAGAAGCAGGTATCCATTCTGGTGATTCCGCTTGCTCTTTACCAGTACATACACTTTCACGCAAGTTGGTCATGGAGTTAGAGCGTCAAACAAAAGCTTTAGCTCAAGCACTGCATGTTTGTGGTCTTATGAATGTACAATATGCTATCAAGGATGAAACAATTTATGTCTTAGAGATTAATCCCCGTGCTTCACGTACTGTCCCATTCGTAGCAAAAGCTATTGGTCAACCAATAGCTAAAATTGCTGCACGTATTATGGCGGGAGAAAGTCTTCACCACGCACTAGAAGCTTATGGTGGATTACCATCTGTATCGAAAAAATCACATATTGCTGTCAAAGAAGCAGTCTTTCCTTTTGCTCGTTTTTCAGGTGTAGATACATTACTTGGTCCTGAAATGCGTTCAACTGGTGAAGTCATGGGACTTGACTATGATTTTGCACTCGCTTTTGCTAAAGCACAACTTGGAGCTGGTGTTGAACTCCCACAGGAAGGAACTGTGTTTGTTTCTGTTAGAGATGAAGATAAAAAGTGTCTTTTAAAGCCCATTCAACGCTTAGAAAAGCTTGGTTTTTCAATCTTAGCGACAAGTGGAACACAAAAATTTCTTATAGAACACGGCATTAAAGCCCAAAAAATCAATAAAGTTCTAGAGGGACATCCTCATATTGAAGATGCCATTCGTAATCGAAAAATTCAATTAATTTTCAATACAACGAGTACCGCTAGCGCTATTTCAGATTCTAAATCATTACGCCATGCAGCATTAATGCAAAAAGTACCTTATTATACAACAATGGCTGGAGCTGAAGCTGTAGCACAAGCGATTGAAGCACTCAAAGTGAATAATCTTGAAGTGCGTCCTTTGCAACACTATTTTAATTGATATTTTTGCTATGTGATGAAATGCTATTCTCTTTGTTTTTTTGATAATCTTTTCCTGATATAAAATCGATTAATCTTGCTTTTTATCTAAAGCTTCTCTATAATTGTCCCAATCGGATTTTCGGTTATGCGACTTTTTTTCCTGTGCGACATGCACTTTTGACAAAACTTCTCCCGCCCAATTTCGATTTAAAATTGTATTGAGAGCTTTTAGCTTCAATACGCGATAGCTAATATATAAAGGAGTTTCCTATGTCTACAGGAATAGTTAAGTGGTTTAATGCAACAAAAGGTTTTGGATTCATCCAACCTAATGATGGTAGTGCGGATGTTTTCGTACATATTTCTGCTGTTGAGCGTTCTGGCTTGAACAGCCTTAACGAGGGGCAGAAAATTTCTTATGAAGTTCTTAAAGACCAGCGTTCAGGAAAATTTTCTGCAGGAAACCTATCAGCTCTTTAAATTCTACCTATTTCATTTTAAAACCTCGCCTGTAAAAGCGAGGTTTTTACTTTTTCAATTACAGTTTACCTTTGTAACAAAGCATTTGTCTGCTTTACCAACAATGCAACAAGCAATTTTTCAAAATTTAAATGAAAATACGATCTTCATTACAAGATAAAACAAATTATTATTAGCACTAAAGGTAATAAAATCCTTGTTAAGAGATTAATCGCAACTTTACATAAAGAAGATAAAATCATCATTCCATCTCCTTATAGTATTCTATATTAAACATGTATTTTTAGAAACACTCAAAAATATTCAAACAAAAGTTGTAAAAGCTACCCTAAAACAAAATTTTCTAAGAGTTTTCTTGCAGTTTTTTATGACTTACGACATACTCTTCCATAATTACGTTAACTCATTCTTATATCACATAAGGAAAAAATTATGGCTTTTATTGCTGATAAGCTTTCTCTCATTAAACCTTCTGCAACGATTGCTGTTGCCCAAAAAGCGCGTAATTTAACAGCTTTGGGCCGTAATATTATTTCTTTAAGTGCCGGAGAACCGGATTTTGATACACCAGACAATATTAAGAATGCTGCTATTGAAGCCATTCGGCGTGGTGAAACAAAATATACCCCTATATCTGGTATTTCAGAATTGCGCCAAGCAATTTCTGCAAAATTTAAACGAGAAAACGATCTCCATTACACACCAGACCAAATTATTGTCGGCACTGGTGGTAAGCAAATTCTTTTTAATGCATTAATGGCAACTTTGAATAAAGGAGATGAAGTCATCATTCCATCTCCTTATTGGGTTAGTTATCCTGAAATGGTGGTTATCAATGAAGGGACGCCTGTTTTTGTAGAGAGTAAGGCTGAGTTTTCTTATAAACTCCAACCGCAAGATCTAGAAGCTGCCATCACCCAAAAAACAAAATGGTTCATTTTTAATTCACCCTCCAACCCATCTGGTGCTACATATACACATGATGAATTAAAAAAGCTGACAGATGTCTTAATAAAATATCCCCATATCCATATTCTCTCGGACGACATATATGAGCATTTAACATATGGAGACTTTCCCCCTGTTACTCCGGCTCAAGTGGAACCAAGACTTTATGACCGTACCCTAACAATGAACGGTGTTTCTAAAGCTTACGCTATGACCGGTTGGAGAATTGGCTATGCAGGAGGTCCACAGAAACTAATTAAAGCCATGGATATAATTCAAGGTCAACAAACATCTGGCACAAGTTCTATTTCACAATGGGCAGCTGTTGAAGCGCTCAATGGCCCACAGGATTTTATTATTCAAAATAAAAAGATCTTCAAAACACGCCGCGATCTTGTTGTTTCTATGCTTAATCAGGCTCCGGGTCTTAGCTGCCCAACACCTGAAGGTGCTTTTTATGTTTACCCCTCTTGTGCAAATCTCATTGGTAAAAAAACGCCAACAAATAAAATTATTACCAACGATGAAGATTTCGTAACAGAGTTATTAGAAGTTGAATCTGTTGCTGTCGTTCATGGATCTGTCTTTGGACTTGGACCAGCATTTCGTATTTCTTATGCAACATCAGAAAAAATACTCGAAGAGGCTTGCTTACGTATTCAGCGTTTTTGTAACAATTTGCTATGAAAATCCTCAATCATCATTTTGGGTATCTTAGTTTCTCCTAAGGTGCCGACATTTATATCAATTGAATGAAGGGAATGAAGAGAACACAAATTTGTTCTAAAAGCCTAACATAAAAGAAGATTATACGAGATCATGTGATAATAGCCAACACCATAGCAATTTTTTCGAGAATCTCATTAAATTGGTGATGCACTGGTAATTCACACAAATGATACTCACATATACATACTTCTATTTGCTTTCATATTGAGTTGTTTGCTATTTTGGGCTTAAATATATTCCTGCAAAAGTAAAGATTTTGGATTTATTGTTATCATATTAACTAGATAAAAAATAAGCAAAAACCTACCAATCAAGGCAAATCTATAATTGCCCAATAGACAATCCTCTGATAAAAACCTATTGGTATTACTGAATAATTGTAAAGTTAGCTATTCTATTCATTTCATCCGTAATATTTGGAAGTGTCTCATTCTCTTATAAAGACTTGACCTTAACCAACATGGATACTGATAATCCTGTTATTTTTCATAGATTCTCATCAAGTCTCAACACTTAAAAAAAATTACTGAATATCCCTAAAACTCTTATTTTTTTCTTTATTATTATTTACCATATTTCATTTTTTAAAGATCTTCGCAAAAACTAAAAAAGACCATAATAGAAAACTTAGGCACGTCTCCTAAACAGCTACATGAATATCCTGATTTTTGTAAATAATTGGCTCACCCACTTCATTAAAAAGACCATTTGCGTGCTTTTAAAAAAATATAATCTCGAAAAACGTTCAGCTTTGCTGAATTTCTTAAAGCGTCAGGATAACAAAAGAAAGTATCAAAGGAAGGAATATCAGTCATATCAGGAAAGAGTCGCACAAATTTTTCATCATTATTTACAATATAATCAGGAAGTACAGCGATACCAAGATTGCCCATTAGTGCATTTTTAATAGAAAGAATATTATTAATTTGTAATACTGGAGTACGCAGAGAACAATTACTTCTTCCTGCCCTTTCCAACCAATTCAGACCAGATAAATAAGGTGGAACCGTTTCACCGAATGAAATAATGCGATGTCCATCTAAATCAGACAATTCTTCTGGCTTGCCATAACGTGCAATATAATCTTCTGAAGCATAAACATGCATATGGACTGTAAACAATTTTCTTTGGATAAGATCAGGCTGTTGAGGTTGATGTAATCGAATAGCACAATCGGCATCACGCATAGTCAAATCAAGCGCTTTATCATCAAGTAAGATCTGAATCCGCATATCAGGGTAAAGATTAAGAAATTCAGGCATACACTCTGCAATCCATTTTGCTCCCATTCCAAAGGTTGATGTAACACGTAAACGCCCTGCTGGCTTTTCGCGGCTTTCAGTTAACTGTGAGCGCGCATTTTCAAGTTTTATTAAAACATCATGAGCCGTGCGGTAAAGAATTTCACCCTGCTCTGTTAAAATTAAACCACGTGCATGACGCTGAAACAAAGGAGCACCAACATCCTGTTCTAAAGCCGCAACCTGTCTTGAGATTGCTGATTGAGATAAGTGCAGTCTTTGAGCTGCATGCGTAAAAGATCCTGCCTCTGCTGCTGCATGAAAAACCCTCAATTTATCCCAATCTAATGGTGACGCCAAAATCTTTCCTCCAATTTTTGGTATTCATTAACAATTATCTTTGTAAAACCTCTATGTCTGCAAATCCAAAAATCTCTCTACCTCCAACGCTGCCATACATCCTCTCCCAGCTGCAGTTATAGCCTGACGAAATACATTATCTGCTACATCCCCTGCAGCAAAAACACCAGGAATGCTCGTTGCTGTTGAATCTGGCTCTGTCCATAAATATCCTTCTGGTTTTTGTTTCAATTGCCCTTCAAACAAAGAAACAACAGGATCGTGCCCAATAGCAATGAATATTCCTTCTGCATCTACCTTCAATTTTTGATTTGTTTTAACATTTTTAAGACGCGCACCTGTCACAACAGAACCGGTTTGTGCATGAGTTTGCAAACCAATAATTTCTTCTACAACATGATCCCAAATGATGTGCACGTTATTACACGAACGTAACCTATCTTGTAAAATTTTTTCTGCTGTAAAATGATCACGCCGATGAACCACAACCACTTTTTTAGCTAAGCGCGATAAATAAAGCGCTTCTTCAACGGCCCTATTTCCACCACCGACAACAATAACTTCCTTATCACGATAAAAAAAACCGTCACAGGTAGCACAGGCAGAAACACCACCCCCCATAAAAGTCTGTTCACTCTCTAAGCCAAGCCAGCGAGCTTGCGCTCCTGTTGCAATAACTAAAGCATCACAACAATATTGCGTTCCTGAATCTCCATACAAAGTAAAAGGACGTTTAGATAAGTCAGCCTTTACAAT
This window contains:
- a CDS encoding tetracycline resistance MFS efflux pump — encoded protein: MKDKELNPKFVRSGLILVFITLLLDIIGIAIISPILPEYLSQLTGEDISKASVNAGVLLATYAVMQFLFAPFIGNLSDRYGRRPILLISIISFAIDNLICAIAWSYSVLFIGRLLSGISGASFAVCSAYLADISDDRTRTRNFGLIGMAFGLGFILGSLIGGFLGQFGPRVPFYFAAGFSFINFIFAWVMLPETLSMRNRRRFDIRRANPLGALLQLKKYPKVFWVLFAFFLYWLAESVWPSVWAFVAKERYDWSSFSIGLSYSVFGVGQIIVIGLILPYLSKRWSDWHISMVGLFFALTGMLGYTFAIQGWMVYAVFSFTMLEYLVHAPMRSIAAAQVPANAQGELQGAMTSITSLSSIIGPIFYTLLFEKFTYEDAVFHFSGAPFAGSFFMIFVAIFVFALRVR
- the carB gene encoding carbamoyl-phosphate synthase large subunit, with the translated sequence MPKRTDIKSILIIGAGPIVIGQACEFDYSGTQACKALKEEGYRIILVNSNPATIMTDPDLADATYIEPITPEVVAKIIAHERPDALLPTMGGQTALNTALSLKRMGILSRYNVEMIGANADSIDKAEDRALFRKAMEKIGLETPRSMLANATELKEEDRRIHEQTRDKLKTELSGDALDQALEEFEYNWHQTESERKQHYIAHATAKAVQALDIIGLPAIIRPSFTLGGTGGGIAYNRSEFYEIIERGLEASPTTEVLIEESVMGWKEYEMEVVRDKEDNCIIICSIENIDPMGVHTGDSITVAPALTLTDKEYQIMRNASIAVLREIGVETGGSNVQFAVNPENGRLIVIEMNPRVSRSSALASKATGFPIAKVAAKLAVGYTLDELKNDITGGTTPASFEPSIDYIVTKIPRFAFEKFPGSSSALTTAMKSVGEVMAIGRTFQESLQKALRGLETGLTGLDEISLPEHAEGDEKNSIRSAIAIPSPDRLRYIAQAMRMGLPLNEIYQISKVDSWFLEQIASIVKMEQRIQTHGLPQDANNLRMLKSMGFSDARLANLTGQKPDDVAALRKSLNVKHIFKRIDTCAAEFSSSTAYMYSTYESPLAGVERSEAQISQRKKIAILGGGPNRIGQGIEFDYCCCHAAFALRDAGFEAIMINCNPETVSTDYDTSDRLYFEPLTEEDVLAILETEQEKGELVGVIVQFGGQTPLKLASALEKNNIPILGTSPDAIDLAEDRDRFQKLLFKLNLNQPKNGIAYSIEQAHLIAHELGFPLVVRPSYVLGGRAMQIIRDERGLQNYLLKIVHELVPENIKAYYPNDKTKQTNILLSKNPLLFDTYLTEAIEVDVDCLSDGKETLIVGIMEHIEEAGIHSGDSACSLPVHTLSRKLVMELERQTKALAQALHVCGLMNVQYAIKDETIYVLEINPRASRTVPFVAKAIGQPIAKIAARIMAGESLHHALEAYGGLPSVSKKSHIAVKEAVFPFARFSGVDTLLGPEMRSTGEVMGLDYDFALAFAKAQLGAGVELPQEGTVFVSVRDEDKKCLLKPIQRLEKLGFSILATSGTQKFLIEHGIKAQKINKVLEGHPHIEDAIRNRKIQLIFNTTSTASAISDSKSLRHAALMQKVPYYTTMAGAEAVAQAIEALKVNNLEVRPLQHYFN
- a CDS encoding cold-shock protein, giving the protein MSTGIVKWFNATKGFGFIQPNDGSADVFVHISAVERSGLNSLNEGQKISYEVLKDQRSGKFSAGNLSAL
- a CDS encoding pyridoxal phosphate-dependent aminotransferase produces the protein MAFIADKLSLIKPSATIAVAQKARNLTALGRNIISLSAGEPDFDTPDNIKNAAIEAIRRGETKYTPISGISELRQAISAKFKRENDLHYTPDQIIVGTGGKQILFNALMATLNKGDEVIIPSPYWVSYPEMVVINEGTPVFVESKAEFSYKLQPQDLEAAITQKTKWFIFNSPSNPSGATYTHDELKKLTDVLIKYPHIHILSDDIYEHLTYGDFPPVTPAQVEPRLYDRTLTMNGVSKAYAMTGWRIGYAGGPQKLIKAMDIIQGQQTSGTSSISQWAAVEALNGPQDFIIQNKKIFKTRRDLVVSMLNQAPGLSCPTPEGAFYVYPSCANLIGKKTPTNKIITNDEDFVTELLEVESVAVVHGSVFGLGPAFRISYATSEKILEEACLRIQRFCNNLL
- a CDS encoding LysR family transcriptional regulator, whose amino-acid sequence is MASPLDWDKLRVFHAAAEAGSFTHAAQRLHLSQSAISRQVAALEQDVGAPLFQRHARGLILTEQGEILYRTAHDVLIKLENARSQLTESREKPAGRLRVTSTFGMGAKWIAECMPEFLNLYPDMRIQILLDDKALDLTMRDADCAIRLHQPQQPDLIQRKLFTVHMHVYASEDYIARYGKPEELSDLDGHRIISFGETVPPYLSGLNWLERAGRSNCSLRTPVLQINNILSIKNALMGNLGIAVLPDYIVNNDEKFVRLFPDMTDIPSFDTFFCYPDALRNSAKLNVFRDYIFLKARKWSF
- the trxB gene encoding thioredoxin-disulfide reductase, whose translation is MERPHIRVLVIGSGPAGYTAAIYAARAMLKPVLITGLQQGGQLTITTDIENYPGFAEPVQGAWLMEQMKKQAQHVGTEIIYDNIVKADLSKRPFTLYGDSGTQYCCDALVIATGAQARWLGLESEQTFMGGGVSACATCDGFFYRDKEVIVVGGGNRAVEEALYLSRLAKKVVVVHRRDHFTAEKILQDRLRSCNNVHIIWDHVVEEIIGLQTHAQTGSVVTGARLKNVKTNQKLKVDAEGIFIAIGHDPVVSLFEGQLKQKPEGYLWTEPDSTATSIPGVFAAGDVADNVFRQAITAAGRGCMAALEVERFLDLQT